One genomic segment of Paraburkholderia aromaticivorans includes these proteins:
- a CDS encoding helix-turn-helix domain-containing protein codes for MENAFNDDNAIDRRIARRLRALRAERNWSLDDLARLSGVSRATLSRLENAAVSPTASVLGKLCVAYGLPMSRLMHMVEEDFAPLVPRDAQPLWTDASVGFRRRSVSPPAQALSGEALECELEAGVRIAYDASPRPGLEHHLILLEGQLQITVDGQRHDLQPGDCLRYQLFGPSAFVTPAHSAARYLLFIV; via the coding sequence ATGGAAAACGCATTCAACGACGATAACGCCATCGACCGTCGCATCGCGCGGCGGCTGCGGGCGCTGCGCGCCGAACGCAACTGGTCGCTCGACGATCTCGCGAGACTCAGCGGCGTCAGCCGCGCCACACTGTCACGCCTCGAGAACGCCGCCGTGAGCCCGACGGCGAGCGTGCTCGGCAAGCTTTGCGTCGCGTACGGCCTGCCGATGTCGCGCCTCATGCACATGGTCGAGGAGGACTTCGCGCCGCTCGTGCCGCGCGACGCCCAGCCGCTCTGGACCGACGCCAGCGTCGGCTTCCGGCGGCGCTCCGTGTCGCCGCCCGCGCAGGCGTTGAGCGGCGAAGCGCTCGAATGCGAACTCGAAGCCGGCGTGCGCATCGCCTACGACGCGTCGCCGCGCCCCGGCCTCGAACATCATCTGATCCTGCTCGAGGGGCAACTGCAGATCACCGTCGACGGCCAACGCCACGACTTGCAACCCGGCGACTGCCTGCGCTATCAACTGTTCGGCCCCAGCGCGTTCGTCACGCCCGCGCACAGCGCGGCCCGCTACCTTCTTTTCATCGTGTGA
- a CDS encoding acyl-CoA dehydrogenase family protein has translation MSAVESPTHSDHSIADAAQLFGDDPLTRRFAPVFARIAQGAVEREQQRELAYAPVEWLREAGYTRLRVPKKYGGEGISLAQFFALVTRLGEADSNLPQILRVHGGFIEALLENGDDALRERWLTRVAQGQIVGGAVSERTGVTNNSVRLTQTDGAWQLDGEKYYTTGTLYADWVDVTAHDGTSDVRVLVEADTPGLERIDDWDGFGQRLTGSGTARFTRVPVSLDNLYRRYNAAEPRRNSLLTAYYQALHVANLAGISRAALRDAVAFTQTRTRTFGVPGASSPRDNPLVQRVVGRLASLAYSTQSISTSLARAIDEVSVARQEGRTDEQTYIHLDIQTFQAQQIVIEQTLQAATLLFEVGGASATSETRRFDRYWRNARVLASHNPAIIREAAIGDFYLNGHAHNERFGVERQPEIAAAA, from the coding sequence ATGTCCGCAGTCGAATCGCCAACCCACTCAGACCACAGCATCGCCGACGCCGCGCAACTCTTCGGCGACGATCCGCTGACGCGCCGCTTCGCCCCCGTCTTCGCCCGTATTGCGCAAGGCGCGGTCGAACGCGAGCAGCAGCGCGAACTCGCTTACGCGCCAGTGGAATGGCTGCGTGAAGCGGGCTACACCCGCCTGCGCGTGCCCAAAAAATACGGCGGCGAAGGCATCTCGCTCGCGCAATTCTTCGCGTTGGTCACCCGTCTCGGCGAAGCGGACTCGAATCTGCCGCAAATCCTGCGCGTACACGGCGGCTTTATCGAAGCCCTGCTGGAAAACGGCGACGACGCGCTGCGCGAGCGCTGGCTCACGCGGGTGGCGCAAGGGCAGATCGTCGGGGGCGCGGTGTCCGAGCGCACCGGCGTCACCAACAACAGCGTGCGTCTCACGCAAACGGATGGCGCGTGGCAACTCGACGGCGAGAAGTACTACACCACGGGCACGCTGTACGCCGATTGGGTCGACGTCACCGCGCACGACGGCACGAGCGACGTGCGTGTGCTCGTCGAAGCCGACACGCCGGGCCTCGAACGTATCGACGACTGGGACGGTTTCGGGCAACGGCTCACGGGCAGCGGCACGGCGCGCTTCACTCGCGTGCCGGTCTCGCTCGATAACCTCTACCGTCGCTACAACGCTGCCGAGCCGCGTCGAAACAGCCTGCTCACGGCCTACTATCAGGCGCTGCATGTCGCGAACCTCGCGGGGATCAGCCGGGCAGCCTTGCGCGATGCGGTCGCGTTCACGCAAACCAGAACGCGCACCTTCGGTGTGCCGGGTGCGTCGAGTCCGCGCGACAATCCGCTGGTGCAACGGGTGGTCGGCCGCCTCGCCAGCCTCGCCTATTCGACGCAAAGCATCAGCACGTCGCTCGCGCGCGCCATCGACGAAGTCTCCGTCGCGCGCCAGGAAGGCCGCACCGACGAGCAGACCTACATCCACCTGGACATTCAGACGTTCCAGGCGCAACAAATCGTCATCGAGCAGACGCTGCAAGCGGCGACGCTGCTGTTCGAAGTGGGCGGCGCATCGGCCACCAGCGAGACGCGCCGCTTCGACCGCTACTGGCGCAATGCGCGCGTGCTGGCGTCGCACAATCCGGCGATCATTCGCGAGGCCGCGATCGGTGACTTCTATCTGAATGGCCACGCGCATAACGAGCGCTTCGGGGTGGAGCGGCAGCCGGAGATCGCGGCAGCGGCATAG
- a CDS encoding SLATT domain-containing protein yields MTNLPPYEPPVDENQLLLKWIRRARESQMSHYDMADLLSARDRQVGWLATALTAFVGTAVFASLHATAVSPELRIFVGFVSVAAAVSTALQTFLRYAERAEKHRAAGARYGAVRRRLEAVFAGDADARDGHYLTAIRDELDRLAEDSPNVPPRVFYRTQRTLSADTQRSRDA; encoded by the coding sequence ATGACGAATCTGCCTCCCTACGAGCCTCCGGTCGACGAGAACCAGCTTCTGCTGAAATGGATTCGGCGTGCGCGCGAATCCCAGATGAGTCATTACGACATGGCGGACCTGCTGTCGGCGCGCGACCGCCAAGTCGGCTGGCTCGCCACCGCCTTGACCGCGTTCGTGGGAACCGCGGTGTTCGCCTCCCTGCATGCCACCGCGGTGTCGCCGGAGCTCAGGATCTTTGTCGGCTTCGTGAGCGTGGCGGCCGCGGTCTCCACCGCGTTGCAGACTTTCCTGCGCTATGCCGAGCGCGCCGAAAAACATCGCGCCGCCGGCGCGCGCTATGGCGCGGTGCGTCGCAGGCTCGAAGCGGTTTTTGCGGGCGATGCCGATGCGCGCGACGGCCACTATCTCACCGCGATCCGCGACGAACTCGACCGGCTAGCCGAAGATTCGCCCAACGTGCCGCCGCGCGTGTTCTATCGCACGCAGCGCACGCTGTCCGCGGATACGCAGCGCAGCCGCGACGCCTGA
- a CDS encoding YceH family protein, producing MNSTPDTSPRSSIRALTLLEGRVLGVLVEKQHTVPDSYPLSLNALTLGCNQKTGRAPVMNATEAEVLTAVDGLKRLSLVMEGSSSRVPRFEHNMNRVLGLPSQSAALLTTLLLRGPQTAAELRLNSARLHGFADISSVEAFLDELAANDPPRVVKLARTPGERENRWTHLLCGEVSASELAQPGAEDDSVPLSAFEAVKAEQKRLADEVSRLQTVVRRMAAELGIDVGDLTAGE from the coding sequence ATGAATTCCACTCCCGACACTTCTCCCCGTTCTTCGATCCGCGCGTTGACCTTGCTTGAAGGACGCGTGCTCGGCGTGCTCGTCGAAAAGCAGCACACGGTGCCGGACAGCTATCCGCTTTCGCTCAACGCGCTGACGCTGGGCTGCAACCAGAAAACCGGCCGCGCGCCGGTCATGAACGCCACCGAGGCCGAGGTGCTGACCGCCGTCGACGGATTGAAGCGGCTTAGCCTCGTGATGGAGGGCAGCAGCAGCCGCGTGCCGCGCTTCGAACACAACATGAACCGCGTGCTGGGGTTGCCGAGCCAGTCGGCGGCGTTGCTCACCACGTTGCTGCTGCGCGGTCCGCAAACCGCCGCCGAGTTGCGCCTGAATAGCGCGCGTTTGCATGGCTTTGCCGACATCTCTTCGGTCGAGGCGTTTCTCGACGAACTCGCGGCCAACGACCCGCCGCGCGTCGTGAAACTGGCGCGCACGCCGGGCGAGCGCGAGAACCGCTGGACGCATCTTTTGTGCGGCGAGGTGAGTGCGAGCGAGTTGGCGCAGCCAGGCGCGGAAGACGACTCGGTGCCGCTGTCCGCGTTCGAGGCGGTCAAGGCCGAACAGAAGCGTCTCGCCGACGAAGTGAGCCGGCTTCAGACGGTAGTGCGCCGCATGGCCGCGGAGCTGGGTATCGATGTCGGAGATCTGACGGCCGGCGAATGA
- a CDS encoding lipocalin family protein, giving the protein MPLRRHRILRLSAISLVVGTVCLLGACALSPAGKSGNAHVPEPAKPVDLSRYLGRWYELARYENRFERDCEAATADYATRDDGLIDVVNSCHQGAVNGPLDVARGRAKVVAGSGNAKLKVSFFGPFFFGDYWVLDHADDYSWSIVGEPSGRYLWILTREATPSAGVKDALIERVRALGYDTSMLRMTRHE; this is encoded by the coding sequence ATGCCCCTGCGCCGTCACCGGATCCTGCGCCTGAGCGCCATTTCACTCGTGGTCGGCACGGTGTGCCTGCTCGGCGCCTGCGCGCTCAGCCCGGCAGGCAAGAGCGGCAACGCGCACGTGCCCGAGCCCGCCAAGCCCGTGGACCTGAGCCGCTATCTCGGCCGATGGTATGAACTGGCGCGTTATGAAAACCGCTTCGAGCGCGATTGCGAAGCCGCCACCGCCGACTACGCCACTCGCGACGACGGCCTGATCGACGTCGTCAACAGTTGCCATCAAGGCGCCGTGAACGGACCGCTGGATGTCGCGAGGGGCCGCGCGAAGGTGGTGGCCGGCTCGGGCAATGCCAAGCTGAAAGTGTCGTTCTTCGGACCGTTCTTCTTCGGCGACTATTGGGTGCTGGATCACGCGGACGACTACAGCTGGTCGATCGTCGGCGAACCGAGCGGACGTTATCTGTGGATCCTCACGCGGGAGGCCACGCCCTCCGCCGGCGTGAAAGACGCGTTGATCGAACGGGTTCGCGCGCTGGGTTACGACACGTCGATGCTGCGCATGACCCGACACGAATAA
- a CDS encoding GNAT family N-acetyltransferase — translation MSATTITPFCADDLVRHLPEFGALLGACVHDGASVGFVMPCSVEACEAFWRGKVLPSLRAGGLVLLVARQGEALAGTVQLDYDTMPNQRHRAEVRKLLVHPAFRRQGIARALMIELERHALGLQRSLLTLDTRTGDRAEPLYTGLGYRTAGVIPGYARDTHTHAFDATTIMYKPL, via the coding sequence ATGAGCGCGACCACCATCACCCCGTTCTGCGCCGACGACCTCGTGCGCCATCTCCCCGAATTCGGCGCGCTGCTGGGTGCTTGCGTGCATGACGGCGCCAGCGTCGGTTTTGTGATGCCATGTAGCGTCGAAGCGTGCGAAGCGTTCTGGCGCGGCAAAGTGCTGCCTTCACTGCGTGCCGGCGGCCTGGTGCTGCTGGTCGCGCGTCAGGGCGAGGCGCTTGCGGGAACCGTGCAACTGGACTACGACACGATGCCGAATCAGCGGCATCGCGCCGAGGTGCGCAAACTTCTGGTCCATCCGGCCTTTCGCCGTCAGGGCATTGCGCGGGCCTTGATGATCGAACTCGAACGCCATGCGCTTGGGTTGCAGCGCAGCCTGCTCACGCTCGACACCCGCACCGGCGACCGCGCCGAGCCGCTTTACACCGGACTGGGTTACCGGACCGCGGGCGTGATCCCGGGATATGCGCGTGACACGCACACCCATGCGTTCGACGCGACCACCATCATGTACAAGCCGCTCTGA
- a CDS encoding PaaI family thioesterase: MSDLPIDNPFLESLGVRLTQWRDGYAELVMPIDASKLNRQGVLQGGAIATLLDASAGYAGIFAPRGAPARHAFTLSLTTNYLDKGLGESVTAKGFLERAGRSIFFSRSEAWVDGKLLIASAQGTFKYSRAA, encoded by the coding sequence ATGTCCGACCTTCCCATCGACAACCCGTTTCTCGAATCGCTCGGCGTTCGCCTCACGCAATGGCGCGACGGTTACGCCGAACTGGTCATGCCGATCGATGCGAGCAAGCTCAATCGCCAGGGCGTGCTGCAAGGCGGCGCGATTGCGACGCTGCTCGATGCGTCGGCGGGTTATGCGGGCATCTTCGCGCCGCGCGGCGCCCCGGCGCGGCATGCATTTACGCTGTCGCTGACCACCAACTATCTGGACAAGGGACTCGGTGAATCGGTCACCGCGAAGGGTTTTCTGGAGCGCGCGGGCCGCTCGATCTTCTTCTCGCGCAGCGAGGCGTGGGTGGACGGCAAGCTGCTGATCGCCAGCGCGCAGGGCACGTTCAAGTATTCGCGCGCGGCTTGA